The sequence CCCGGAGATTTCGGCGAAGGTTCTGGCGACGGTTTCCGATACGAGGGCTTCCTCTTCATGGGTGCGCTGGAGGAGCTTTTCCAACATGGCGAAGCGCTGGTCAGCGAGGTGGATTTCGTCGGAGGTGTATGCGCCGTTGAGGAGGATGTGGAAGTGGGTGCGCGGGACGAGTTCGGGCTGTGCGGGGTCGCCCCATGCCTCTGCGTTGAAGTGGAGGCAGAGAACGAGATCGGGTTGGATGGTTTCATTGACGAGCTTTGCGCGGGCGCGGATTTCGGCGGTGCGGTAGAAGAGTTTTTCCGCAAAGAGGCGGAGGGAAGCGGGATCGGAGAGGGAGTCCGCCTCGGCGAGCCGGGTGAAATTCTCCGGTCGCAGCGGGGTGACGGGTTGGTTGGTGGAGCGTACGAGGGAGACTTTTGCGCCCATTGCCTCAAGCAGAGGTTTGAGGATTTCAGCGACGCGGAGGGTCATATCGCCTTCGATGACGGGTTTGGCGGAGCCGATCTGGAACCACCGGCCTTCGATTTTGGCCCATTCGCCTCCGATGTGGCCGGGGTCGATGGCGATGTGGAGGTTGGCGAGGGCTTGATCCGGCGGGGGGCTGGGGAGGGAGCCGGTGGATTGCCAGGTGCGGGGGGGCTGGAGGGTTTTCGCGGGGGTGGCGAATTCGAGGATGAAGGGTGGCTCGGAGGGATCGGTGGAGGTGAGGATTTCGGCGGAGTGATCGGAGAGTGAGATATAGGTTCGCCAGGTGTCGTCCGTGGTGAAAATTTCGGTGAGGAGCTTTTCGAAATCGCTGCGTGTTATGGTGTGCTGGTAGGCGGCGAGTGCTGGCCAGTCGGGCGGCTCGGCAAGGATGGAGAGATCGGGCTGCGGTGCCGGGGCAGGGGGCGGCTGCGGGTCGGTTTTTTCGGGGCGCAGTAGGAGAAAGATGGCAAATACGCCGAGGGTTGCGGTGGCGATGATGGGGGCGGGGTTTCGCATTGGGTAAAGATTAGGCATTTCGTATCAAACTCCAAATCTGAAATGAGTCGAGTGGAGGGGGAGGGGGCACAGCCACTTCTTGCGCTGTTGGATGGGGTCGTTAGGATGGCGTGGTTGAAGGCGCGATGGACATTGCGGGATTTGGTGGATTTCGAGGCCCTGGCGGGTCGCGGGGGGGTGGTGCGTACGGAGGATGTCAGGGCGGCGGTGAAAGGCCTTGAGGGTGCGGAGGCGCGGCGGGCGGGGATGCGGGTCTGGCTGGACGGGGCGAGGGGGGAGGGTGAGACGCCGGGCGAGGTGTGGGAGGGCGCCAGGTTTCTGGCGGGGGTGCTGGTCGGGGTGGTGATGTTGCTGGCGGGGGTCGGGGTGATGACCGGGATGCTCGACCGGGGGCGGATGGGCTTTCATGTGCCCATGGTGCTGGGGGTGGCGGTGGGTTTGCCGCTGCTGGTGATGCTTGCCGGTGGGTTTGCCTGGGTGTTGAGGGTCAGGTTTTCCAAGGGGCTTGGGTTTGTGCCACGGCTGTTAGGTTGGCTGGTCGGGAAGCTCGGCGGGGCTGGGAAAATGGAATGGTGGCGGACGCTACGGCAGGAGGGCGGCAGGGGATGGGAGGCGCTGGGCTGGAACCTGGTTAGGCTGACGCAGGCCGGGGCGGTGATGTTTTCCCTGGGTCTGATGGCGGGGCTGCTGGGTTGCATCTGGTTCATGGAGGTGGGCTTTTTCTGGGAATCGACGACCCCCGGGTGGATGGCGGCGCGGCTGCATGATGTTTCTGCTTTCGTTGGATTGCCCTGGGGATGGCTGTTTCCGGACTGGGTGCCGGGAATCACCGGAATTTCGCTCACCCAGCATGAGGAGGGTGTGGGGTCGGCTTGGCGGATGCAATCGGCCGCGACGTGGTATCCGTTTCTTTTTGCCGCGATTTTTGTCTGGGGCTTGCTGCCGAGGGGGCTGTTGTGGGTGATCGCCGTTGCGAAAGAGAGGAAGGCGCTGGGCGGATTGGATTTCCAGGCGAAGCGGCACCGTGAACTTTGGCGGGAGATCATGGGCACGCGGCGGTCGGATGTGAGCGAGGCTCCCCTGGACGGCGTGCTGGTGCTGGATGTGGGCGGCACTGGGCTGAAGGCGGACGGTCTTAGGGGTTTCCTGCTGCGGCGTCTGCGGGTGAATCCGGGGGATTGGTTCGAGGTGGGGGTATGGGACGGGAAGGGCGAGGAGGCGGCTGCGGAATCCATCCGGAAAGCCCCTGCGGGGGTGGTTCTTCTGTCCGAGGGTTGGGCGCTCTCGCCACCGAGGATGAAGGCGCTGCATTCCCAGATCCGCGCACTTGCGGGTGCGGAAACGATGATCCATTTCCTGGTGGCGAATGCAGGCGCGGATGGAAATCCCGCCGCTGTGAAACCGGAGGAAATGGAAATCTGGCGTGATTTCGTGGACGGCCTGGAGGATGCGGCGGCGGAGATATTTTTCTACGGGGAGGGGGGATTATGAGCGGGGGTGTGCCGGAATTCGCGGTGGTGGGGCGGGTGAACATGGGCAAGAGCGCGGTGATCGCGACCTTGCTGGAGATCGATGACAACGAGCTGATCCGCGTCAGCCCGACGCCGGGCGAGACCACGCGGGTGCAGTCGCACAAGGTGGTTTTCGGGAACAGGGAATGTGTGCGTTTCATCGATACGCCGGGATTTTCCAGGCCGGTGGAGGCGATGCGGGCGATCCGTGAGATCCATGGAGAAGGGACGCCGGGGCTCGGGGCTCTGCGGAGGTTCGTGGAGGAAAAGGGCGATGATTTTGCGGATGAGAAACGCCTGCTCGCGCCGCTTTTGGAGGGGGCGGGAGTTTTGTATGTGGTGGATCCGGGCAAGCCTTTGCGGGATGATTTCCTGGCGGAGATGGAGATCCTGCGCTGGACGGGCAGGCCGCGGCTGGCGCTGCTGAACCGCCGTGGGGAAGGCGCGGCGGAGGGTGAGGAACTGTGGCGGGAGAAGCTGGGAAGCGCGTTCAACCTGGTGAGGACATTCGATGCCCACCGCGCGAAGTACGAGCAGAGGCTGCTGCTGATGAAGGCGCTGCTGGAAATCGAGGAGCGGCACCGCGGGATGCTTGAGGAGACGATCTCGCTCATCGAGCTTGAGTGGGATGAGCGCCGCAACGAGGCGGCGGAAGTGGTGCGGGAGTTCCTCGCCGAGGCGCTTGAGCTGCGGGTTCGGGCCAAGATGGAGGAGAAGGACGAGCGGATGCCGACTCGGCGCAAGCAGAAGGAAGAGGCTCTGCGGGTGGAGTATTTCGACAGGCTGAAGAAGCTGGAGCGCGGGTGCTTCGGGAAATTGCTGGAAATTTACAGGCACCACTTGCTCAAGGTGGAGAGCGGTGAGGAGAGCTTCCGGGACATTGATCTTGAGAGCAGGGAGCTGTGGAGGAAATGGGGGCTGAGCCGTCAGCAACTGACGGCGCTTGGCGCCATAACCGGTGCGGCCAGCGGCGCGGCGATCGATACGGCCACGGGCTTCATCTCCCACGGAGTTTTCACGGCGATCGGTGGTGTCGGCGGTGCGGGCGTGGCGTGGTTCAAGGGCGGGATGCTTCCCGATCTGCGCGTCGATCTGCGGGATGGCCTGAAATTTTCCACCGGAGAGACCAAGGAGCTGGTGATGGGGCCGCCGGGCAATATCAATTTCCCTTGGGTCCTGCTGGATGGTGTGCTGGTGCGCTATGGGCGCATCCTGGAAAGGGCGCACGGGCGGCGCGACATCGAGGTGCTCGGTGCGACGGATGAGGGGGGATTTACGAAACATTTCCCCCAGGATAGGCGGAAGCTGTTAGGGAAATGGTTCGCGGGTTGTTCGAAGGGCGAGAGGCCGGTTGGCAGGGACCTTGAGACGCAGGTGCTGTGGGCGCTCGAGGAGGCGCTGGCCGAGGTTGGTGCCGGCAGGTGAGCCTCACTTCGGCATCAGGTCGATTCCGACTTTGCGCAACAGGATCACGGTGATCCAGAAAAAGGCGGTGGTGAGGACGCAATTGGCCCCGAGGGCCGTCCAGAAGGACCAGCCGCTGCGGAGCATCCAGGGGAGGATGAGGAACATGGGCAGGGTGGGCAGGACGAACCAGAAGGTGCCCTCGGCGTGGCCTGCGATTCGTGATGCCTTCTCCCCGCCGTGCCACATCCAGACCATGGCCAGCAGGGAGGTGAGCGGCAGGGCGATGAGGAGGGCGGAGAGCTTGTCACTGAACAGCTGGATTTTGGTCACAAAGAGGATGATGGCCGCGGTCAGAAGGACTTTCACAAGATCGAAGGGCGTGACGGCGAGGATCTTGCTCCATGGGATGTTGCTCATGGCGTGAATTTCCCGCCTGGGCCGCACGTCTTCAACATAAAACGCGCGGAAGTTGACCCTTATGCGGATTTGGTTAAAGTCACTCCGTATGAACGCCGCAGAACTTGCCTCAAAAATCCTCGACGCCATGCTCGGGCACCTCGGGATCGTCGCCGAGATCCAGACGCAGGAAACAGCGGATGGCCCGTGCCTGCAGATCTTTTCCTCGGACAAGGAGACGATCATCGGGGAGAACGGCGACCGGCTCGACGACATCCAGTATCTTGTGAACCGCATCCTGCGCCGCCAGATGCCGGATGCGGAGAGGGTGAAGGTGGATTGCGAGCATTTTCGCTCCATGCAGGAGGATTCGCTCCAGCAGGAGGTGCTGGATCTCGTGGAACTGGTGAAATCCCAGAAAAAAACCTACCGGATGCGCCCTCTCAACGCCTACTACCGCCGCCTGGCCTACAACGTGATCGCCGGCCAGGAAGGGGTCTCGGCGACTTCGCCATCCGGCGACGACCGCCTGAAGCGCATCAGCATATCCCCGAACTAAGACGGCCATGAAATCATTCTTCTTCGATTGCGGCACCCGCGATGCCACCGCGTCCCTCGGTTTGCTGGCCCTGCGGATTGGCATCGGGCTGATGATGTTCCTCGGGCATGGCCTCGGGAAGATTGAGAATTTTGTGGACAAGAAGGACGGCTTCCCGGTTCCGGATTTCTTTCCGCTCAAATACATGTCCCCGCCCGTCAGCCTGATGGCGACCATAGGCGCGGAGGTTGTGTGCTCCGTGCTCATCATCTTCGGTTTCGCGACCCGTCCGGCCGCCTTCGTTTTCGCATTCACCATGACCGTGGCGGCCTTCCACATCCACGGCGGCGGCCCATGGTTCCTTGGCCAAGGGGAGGGCCCCAAGGAACCCGCCTTGCTCTATCTGATCCCCGCCGTCGCCATCCTCCTTTCCGGCGCGGGCAGATATTCCTTCGATGCCGCCATCCTCAAGGAGCGCCGCCGCAAATGGTGAGTCGCCTTCCCTTGATCTGGGACCTAACCTTGAAAGTGGAATTTTGGAAACGCACCGACTCGTCCTGCCCGGAGACCTGAACCAATACGGTTCCCTCTTCGGCGGGCGGCTGCTCTCGTGGGTCGATGAGGCGGCTTGGATCGCAGCCTCCGCGGAGTTTCCGCACTGCCAGTTCGTGACCATCGCCATGGACAAGGTCGAGTTCCGCCACGGCGTTGGCGATGGTACGATCCTGTGCATCGCCTGCGAGATGACGCGCAAGGGGACCACTTCCGTCACCTATCGGGTGCGCGTGACCGATGTCAGGAACGCCCCGGACATCCCCGTTTTCCAGACGAACGTTTCCTTTGTTTCGGTAAATGATCGCGGTGAGAAGCGGCCGATATGAGTGGCGATGGCCATCAATGGAATTGGGATAGGATTCTGTCATGACGCGCGACCAACCGGCGTGCCTATCCCAAGTGTCGACCTTCTTCATCCCTGCTGCGGATTTACGACCATGAGCAGCTCCTGGCGCATCCGGCACTCGGTGCATCATGGGAGGGCTTCGCGCTTGGGCAGGTAGCCAGATCCCTTGGGCTGTCGTAGGAACAGTTGTTCACTTGGAGCGTCCGGAGCGGCGCGGAGATCGATCTGGTCTTCATGTCCCAAGGGAAGCTGTTCGGCGTGGAGTTTGAAAATTCCGAGGCTCCGCGAACCACGAGATCCTTTACAATGGCTTTTGAGGAGCTGGGTCTGGGGGCGGCGGCGATCGTTCACCCCGGATCAAAAACCTACGAGCTTGCGGACAAGCGCTGGGCTGTTTCGATACATGACTTGGAAAAGCTCAAAGGTCTGTTTTTCGGGTAGATCACCTTGGGGAAGCATGGAAGGGGTTGACGGTGAATTGGCGGGAAGGCACGTTCCCTTGGGTGCATTCATGGGAATAATTTTCGGTTGTTACCGACTTGATGTATCACCATTTCCAGATGATCCACACCGTAGACATCGTCCTCCCGCTTGGCGTTTCCGAAGATACGGAGGCGCGGAGGGGGGCTGTGGCGAAGATGCTGGGGGTGGAGCCGGGGCGCGTGAAAGGCCTGCGGCTGCGAAAGCATTCCATCGATGCGCGGCAGCGGGAGGTGAAGGTCCAGCTGCGGCTGGAGGTGGCGGTGGACGAGGATCTGCCGGAGGAACCCAGGCCGGCCTGGACGGCTCCGGCGCTGGCGGGAAATGCGAGGCGGGTGCTGATCGTCGGCTCCGGGCCCGCGGGGCTATTCGCGGCGCTCAAATGCCTGGAGCTGGGCGCGAAGCCCATCGTCCTCGAGAGGGGCAAGGATGCCTCGGCGCGGCGCTTCGATCTGGCCCCCATCCTGCGGGAGGGACGGGTGATTGCGGAATCGAACTACTGTTTCGGCGAAGGCGGGGCCGGGACGTTCTCTGACGGAAAGCTCTATACCCGCGCCAAGAAACGCGGCCCGGTGGCGGACGTTTACAGGGTGCTGGTGGCTCACGGTGCGCCGGAAAAAATCCTGACAGATGCGCATCCGCACATCGGTTCGAACCTTTTGCCAAACGTGGTCAAGGCGATGCGGCAGTCGGTCATCCACCACGGCGGTGAGGTGCATTTCCAGGCACGGGTGAGCGATTTCCTGATTTCCGCTGGGAGAATCCGGGGCGCGATCACGGCGGACGGGCGGGAGTTTTTGGCGGATGCCGTGATCCTCGCGACTGGCCACTCGGCGCGGGATGTCTATCGCCTGCTGGCGGAAAAGGGTGTGCTGATGGAGCACAAGCCCTTTGCCATCGGCTTCCGAATCGAGCATCCGCAGCCTTTCATCGACCGCAACCAATACCACGTGCCCGAGGGGAAACCGCGCCCCGAGCTGCTGCCCGCCGCGCGCTACCGGCTTGCCACCAAGATCGCGGACCGGGGCGTGCATTCCTTCTGCATGTGCCCGGGGGGATGGATCGTTCCGGCGGCGACCGATGACGCCCAGGTGGTGGTCAACGGCATGTCGCTTTCCCGCCGCGATTCGCCCTTCGCAAACTCCGGGTTGGTGACGACCATCGAGCCCGTGGACATCGCGCACCTCATTCCGCAGCATGGGATCATGGCGGGGATCGCTTTCCAGGAGGCGATCGAGCGTTCGGCGAAGGCTGCGGGTGGGAATGTGGGGCTGGGACAGGTCGCGCCGGGGCAGCGCGTGGCGGATTACCTTTCCGGGAAAATTTCCGCCGATCTACCACAGACATCGTACTTCCCCGGGGTGAACCCCGCCCCGCTCCATGAGCTTCTTCCCCAGGCGATCACCTCGCGGATGCGCAAGGGGCTGAGGCTCTTTGATCGCCAGATCAAGGGCTATGCCTCCAGCGAGGCGCTGCTGCTCGGATTCGAGACCCGCACCTCATCGCCACTGCGCATCCCCCGAGATGAAATCACCTTGCAGCATCCGGAAGTGGTTGGGCTTTTTCCCTGCGGGGAGGGGGCGGGATACGCGGGTGGGATCGTTTCTGCGGCCCTGGATGGGATGAAGTGTGCGGAGGCGGCTTGCGGGGCGCATCCGGGATTTCCCCGCCCAACATGAAATTTGACGGGGCGGGGGATTTCCTTCACCATGCCGGGACGATGAAAGGGAAGCGCCTGTTTGTGATTGCGTGCTGCGGGCTGGGCCTGATGGCATTTTCACAGTTGCTGATCGCCGGGATGGCGCTGGCGGTGCGGATTGAGAAAGGGCGGGAAATCAGGATCGTGGAGCGGCAGGTGGAGAAGCTCGTGCCGATCCGGATCAGCGTGCCGGTGGCTGGAGGTGAGGCGATTGCTCCCAAAGCGGAGGTCACACTTGTCCCGGAGCTGCCACCGGTGCCGGAGCCACAGGACCTGGAGATGCCGGCCATCGCCGATCCCCGGGCGGAGCTGCTGGTGCAGGATGGCAGGAAGGCGCGGATCGCGGGCGACATGGGGATGGCGATCGTGAAACTCGAGGAGGCGCTGAAGCAATCGCCGCAGGATCCCACGGTGCTCTACGAGATGGGCATGGTGCATGAGATGATGGGTGTCTACGGGGCGGCGGCGGATTACTATGAAAGGGTTTTCAATCTCGGGGTGACCGGCGCGGGCGAGCTTTACGAGGCGGCTGCCGCGAAACTGCGGGATGGCTTCGAGCAGCCGACGGACATGCTCGGCAAGGTCGCGCTGGGCAGGGTGAGGATTTTCAACGATGCCAAGGCGCAGGGCGGGCAGCGGGTGGTGCTGAGCGTGCCGGTGCAAAAGGCTCCAGGCGAGGAACTGGATGCCCAGGAAATCGAGGTTGCGGTCACCTTTTTCAACAAGACGGACAAGGGACAGATCGTGCAGTTGGAGGATGAATCCTGGGCGGAGCCTTCATGGGTATCGCTGCCCTTCGACTGGGCGGGCGGTGAGGAGACGCTGCGCATGAATTACCGGATCCCAGAGCGGGATGCGCAGACGGCGCATCTTTTCGGAGAGCTCAGCTACTATGGGCAGGTGGTCACCCTGACCTACAGGGGCGAGGTGCTCGATGTGCAGGCCTGGCCGCGCGACCTGGCCGCGCGGATCGGCCAGACAGCGCCGGCGGGCGGGGATTTTCCGGAATTCCTTAGCGAGGATATCCTGCCTCCGGGCTTCGATCCGGATATTCCGCTTCTCAATCCGCTTCCCAACGAGTGAAATCTGCGGCCACATCGGCAAGTATGGATAGCGTGAGCGAAGAGAACCACAGATTCGGCGATTACATCCCGAAGGAATGCCTTTCGGAAACCAGGACGACAAGATCCTGGCTGGCCGAGCAGGCATCGGTCGGGCGCATGGTGCTCATCGAGGAGCTGAAGGAGGAGGCTGCTGGCGAGATCGAGGCCTTCCTCGCGGATGTGCGCGCGATGGCCGCCGTGGAGCACCCGCTGGTGGGATCGATCTATGAGGCATGTGCCGAAAACGGGAGCTGCCACTACGCGCATGAGCTGCTGCCGGGCGATACCCTCGCGCGCCGTGCGGCGCAGGGGGATAGGATCAAGCCGCAGCTTTTCGTGCATATCCTCAAGAGGTGCGCCGAGGCGAACATCTACCACGAGACGCATGGCAACGCGACATCGCCGCTCGGGCTGGATGCGATCCACGTGGACAAGCAAGGGGTGATCCGCATGAAGAACCTGGTGGTGGCCGGCGAGCGCCCGCCTGAGGATTCGCCCCGGGATGTGGTGGCGATGGGCATTGAGATGGAGCCGCTGCTCGACCGGGATCAGCCGGGTGCCACGCGTTGCCTGACTTTGCTGGCTTGGATGCGCGGGCAGGATGTGCCCAAGCCGCTGCGCTGGGCGCAGGTGCGCGGTTATTGCGAGCAGATCGAGCAACAGCTCACCACACCGTCGGATGTCGTCGCCCCGCCGACTGCGGCGATGCGCCCGGAGAAAAAGAACGGGTTTGTGTGGGTGGTTGGCATCCTGCTGCTTGCGGTGATCGCAGCCGTCCTGCTCTTGCCGAAGAAGCCGAAGCGGGTGGCCGCAGAGGCTCCAAAGCCGGATTTCGTATCCGTCGAGCGCGGCAGGCACACCACGCCGGATGGCATGAATGTGCGGGTGCAGGATTTCAGGATCTCCGCATATGAGGTGACGATAGGCGAGTATGCGGCTTTCCTTGAGACCCTTGGCGTCCTCGGGGATGAGAAGGCCTTCGACCACCCGGAACAGCCTGCGGGCAAGGCGGGCCACCTGCCGGATGACTGGGCTGCGCTATACCAGGCGGCCAAGGCGGCGGGAGAATGGAACGGGCGGGAAATCGACATCCACACGCCAGTCGTGGGGGTCGATTGGTGGGATGCCTACGCCTATGCGAAATCGAAGCGCGCCTATCTTCCCACCCAGGAAATGTGGCTCGGAGCGCTCATGTCAGGCGCAGCGGTCCCTTCCAAAATCCCTGTCAGCGATCTCGTGCCGGTGAACGCGGAGACGGCGGATCGCACCACCAACGGTCTCCTGGGTATGGCGGGTTCCGTTTCCGAATGGACATCCGAGCCGCGACAGAATCCTGCCAATCCGCTGGGCGAGCCGCTGTGGCCGATCCTCGGAGGATCCTATCTGAAGCCTGGCAAAGGTGCGCTTGAGCGTGTCTTCGAGGCGGACAGGATGCTGCGCAGGCCGGATCTTGGCTTCCGCATCTGCAAGGACGCGGAGTGAATTCACCCGCGCACCAGGAAGCCTTCAGCGTCCAGTCCGGAGTCTTCCGGAAGTGGGATGGCACCGGGCATGATGCAGCCGTCCACGATGTGCCAGCCGGGCAGGATCTTGCCCCACGAGCCGGGCTTGTGGCCGGGCTGGAAGGCGCTCGTCCGCATCGGCATGGGCGGGTGGGGCATGGACATCGCGATGACATCGCCACCAAGCGCGAGGCCGGGCAGGTGGGTCAGGTTTTCCCGTTCGCTGGGTTGCAGCGCATGGGCTCCGAAATCGTGGAAAACAACCGCATCCCCTAACAGATCTGTCCCGGAGATCTGCGTGCGCAGCGATTCCCCGCCGATCCAGCGCCCCCCCACGAGCGGCTCGAAGCGGTCGTGCCTGACCAGCCTCCCCTTGGTGAGATTCGCGAATTCATCGAGCGATGCGAGTAGGGCGGGCTCGAGTTCGCCCGCGAGGACATGAATGCTTGCGCCGCGCGGGATCGCGGCGAACTGTGCCATGCGGTGGGCGTTGCGCCGCGCGGGCGATGCCCCGTGCGGGAATCCCAGGGCTGTTGCCGCCGTCGAGGTTTTCATCAGCGCCGCCTGCAGATCCGCACAGGTCGGCTTGGCCGGTTCGATCTCCTCGCCGACGGCGATCGCCAGGCCGTAGGTCATGCCATATGGGATTTTTCGGAAAAAACGACCGCGCTCGAAGGAGAAAATGGATCCCCAGGAGCCATCGACCCATACCGGAATGATGGGTGCCTTGGCCTTTCTCGCAATGAGCTCGAAGCCCCGCTCGATCCCGCACAACCCGCCTGTCCGGGTGAGCTGGCCCTCTGGAAAAAGGACGACGAGGTGACCCTCCTCCAGCGCGGCGATGGTTTTCCGCACGGCCTCCAGCGGCTGGTCGCGGCGTATCGGCACGCCGCCGAAGAGCCGCATCGCGAATCGGATCACCCGGTGCGACATGAAGGCCTCATCCATCACGAAGCGCAGGGGCCGCTCGCTGGCGGCGGAGAGGAAAAAGGCGTCCGCGTAGGTGACGTGGTTGGGCAGCAGCAGGGCGCCGCCGACCTTCGGGATGCGCCCGGTGCCGGTGAGGCGGATGCGGTAGATCGATTTCACCATGCCGATGCACACCAGGCGTATGAAATCCGCTGGCAGGATGCGAAGGACATACCATGTCATCAGACCGCAGGAGAGGCCGATGACGGTCATCTGCATGCGGAAGCCGGCAAGCTCCGACATCCCTAGTAGATCCGCAAGCGCGATCATCCCTCCGATCGCGGCGACGGCGAGTATGCCCGCAAAACAGTCCTGGAGGTTCACGGCGGACTGGAGCTCGCCGCGCTTGTCCGCCGGGTAGCGGTCCTGCATCCATGCATTGAGGGGGGCGAGGAAGAGTGCGGCGGAAAAGGCAAGCAGCCCGAGGCAGGCCAGGAATGGCCATCCGCCCGCAGGCAGGAAGGCCAGCACCAGTGCGCAGCCTGTCATCATCAGGCCGGCCAGCGGCACCCAGCCAAGCTCGATGCGTTTCCGCAGCAGCCATGATGCGAATCCGAAGCCGATGGCCATGCCCAGAGAGGCGGCTGCCATGAACACCGAGGAGAGCGTGCCGAAACCCTCGCCGCCATGCGTCAGGGATTTCGCCACTTTCACCGACCAGAGATTGATGAATGCCGCGAAACCCCAGAAATACGCCACCCCCAAGGAGGCGCGGCGCAGCCCCGGCTCTTTCCAAAGCTCACCCAGATCCTTGAAATGGCTGAACAGCAGCTTCGCGGTGAGCCTTTCACTGCGGTGAGAGGCAACCTTCGGAATCGCGATGGCCATCAGCACCGAAGGCACCGAGAAGAAGGCCAGGATGACAAGGGGTGCGAAGGCGGCTCCCCACGCTTTCTCCGGTAGCGCGCCGACCTCCTCATAGCGACGGTCGAACCACCACCCGGAAACAATCTGCCCCGCCAGGATGGCCAACATCGCCATCATCTGCTGCACACCCGCCGCGAAGCCCAGGTGCTTCGAGCCAACGAGTTCCTTGTTGATCCCGATTTTGGCAGGGCTGAAAAACGCCGACTGCACAGCGAGGAGGAAAAACCCTACCAAAGCCAGCCGCATATCCTGCATGGAAACCGCCACACAGATCAGCGTCAGGATGAAAACCTGGGCGATTGCCGCACCTAGGATGACATTGCGCTTGGAGAACCGGTCGCTCATCCATCCTGCCAGGGGGGCGAAGAGGACGAAGGGCAGCGCGATCATCAGCCCGGCGGCGGACTCCACCGTGAGGGAAACCGTTTTCCCCAGATAGGTGCCAAGCGATAGCTCGAAGGCCACCGCACCGCCCAGCGGGATCAGGATGAACTGTGCGGCCTTGTCGTTGAAGGCGTTCTGCGTCTGCTGCACGATCATGCTCCAGAAACCCACCCACTGCCGCTTGTCCGGCTCACCCACGGGTTCCTCGGCGCTCATGGTCTCAGGGTTTTCCGCCGCGGCAGTCGAGGTGCTGGTTCATCTCCATGGCGGGATTGGCATCCCTGGACT comes from Akkermansiaceae bacterium and encodes:
- a CDS encoding SUMF1/EgtB/PvdO family nonheme iron enzyme codes for the protein MSEENHRFGDYIPKECLSETRTTRSWLAEQASVGRMVLIEELKEEAAGEIEAFLADVRAMAAVEHPLVGSIYEACAENGSCHYAHELLPGDTLARRAAQGDRIKPQLFVHILKRCAEANIYHETHGNATSPLGLDAIHVDKQGVIRMKNLVVAGERPPEDSPRDVVAMGIEMEPLLDRDQPGATRCLTLLAWMRGQDVPKPLRWAQVRGYCEQIEQQLTTPSDVVAPPTAAMRPEKKNGFVWVVGILLLAVIAAVLLLPKKPKRVAAEAPKPDFVSVERGRHTTPDGMNVRVQDFRISAYEVTIGEYAAFLETLGVLGDEKAFDHPEQPAGKAGHLPDDWAALYQAAKAAGEWNGREIDIHTPVVGVDWWDAYAYAKSKRAYLPTQEMWLGALMSGAAVPSKIPVSDLVPVNAETADRTTNGLLGMAGSVSEWTSEPRQNPANPLGEPLWPILGGSYLKPGKGALERVFEADRMLRRPDLGFRICKDAE
- a CDS encoding MFS transporter produces the protein MSAEEPVGEPDKRQWVGFWSMIVQQTQNAFNDKAAQFILIPLGGAVAFELSLGTYLGKTVSLTVESAAGLMIALPFVLFAPLAGWMSDRFSKRNVILGAAIAQVFILTLICVAVSMQDMRLALVGFFLLAVQSAFFSPAKIGINKELVGSKHLGFAAGVQQMMAMLAILAGQIVSGWWFDRRYEEVGALPEKAWGAAFAPLVILAFFSVPSVLMAIAIPKVASHRSERLTAKLLFSHFKDLGELWKEPGLRRASLGVAYFWGFAAFINLWSVKVAKSLTHGGEGFGTLSSVFMAAASLGMAIGFGFASWLLRKRIELGWVPLAGLMMTGCALVLAFLPAGGWPFLACLGLLAFSAALFLAPLNAWMQDRYPADKRGELQSAVNLQDCFAGILAVAAIGGMIALADLLGMSELAGFRMQMTVIGLSCGLMTWYVLRILPADFIRLVCIGMVKSIYRIRLTGTGRIPKVGGALLLPNHVTYADAFFLSAASERPLRFVMDEAFMSHRVIRFAMRLFGGVPIRRDQPLEAVRKTIAALEEGHLVVLFPEGQLTRTGGLCGIERGFELIARKAKAPIIPVWVDGSWGSIFSFERGRFFRKIPYGMTYGLAIAVGEEIEPAKPTCADLQAALMKTSTAATALGFPHGASPARRNAHRMAQFAAIPRGASIHVLAGELEPALLASLDEFANLTKGRLVRHDRFEPLVGGRWIGGESLRTQISGTDLLGDAVVFHDFGAHALQPSERENLTHLPGLALGGDVIAMSMPHPPMPMRTSAFQPGHKPGSWGKILPGWHIVDGCIMPGAIPLPEDSGLDAEGFLVRG